A single genomic interval of Lysobacter avium harbors:
- the acs gene encoding acetate--CoA ligase: MNIPRDIYPVPADFAANTRVNREQYQALYKQSLDDPDGFWAGVAERLEWMKTPTKIKNTSFDLADFRIRWYEDGELNVSGNCLDRHLETRGDKTALIFEPDSPDTPAERISYRELHQRVCKLANALRALGIGKGDRVTIYLPMIPEAAIAMLACARIGAVHMVVFGGFAANSIADRVSDSGSKLIITADEGLRGGRKVKLKVNVDAALKLPGTNTVETVLVVRHTGAAVDMQMPRDRWYDAVVDGQPEACEPERMNAEDPLFILYTSGSTGKPKGVLHTTGGYLVYVSYTHETIFDLREDDVYWCTADVGWVTGHSYIVYGPLANGATSLIFEGVPNYPDMSRFWQVVDKHQVTTFYTAPTAIRALMREGEGPVKATSRKSLRLLGSVGEPINPEAWRWYHDVVGEGRCPIVDTWWQTENGGILISPLPGATDLKPGCATNPFFGVKPAIVDTNGNFIEGEGSGNLVITDSWPSQSRSIYGDHQRFIDTYFKTYPGTYFTGDGCRRDADGDYWITGRVDDVINVSGHRIGTAEVESALVSHDKVAEAAVVGFPHDLKGQGIYVYVTLIAGEVASDELRVELIRHVRAEIGPIASIDHLQWAPGLPKTRSGKIMRRILRKIAENAPDQLGDTSTLADPSVVDSLVKERYIPE, encoded by the coding sequence CGCTGCCAACACGCGCGTCAATCGGGAGCAGTACCAGGCGCTGTACAAGCAGTCGCTGGACGATCCGGACGGGTTCTGGGCCGGCGTGGCCGAGCGCCTGGAGTGGATGAAGACGCCCACGAAGATCAAGAACACCAGCTTCGACCTGGCCGACTTCCGCATCCGCTGGTACGAGGACGGCGAGCTCAACGTCAGCGGGAACTGCCTGGACCGGCACCTGGAGACCCGCGGTGACAAGACCGCGCTCATCTTCGAGCCCGACAGCCCGGACACGCCGGCCGAGCGCATCAGCTACCGCGAGCTGCACCAGCGCGTGTGCAAGCTGGCCAATGCATTGCGCGCGCTGGGTATCGGCAAGGGCGACCGGGTCACCATCTACCTGCCGATGATCCCCGAGGCGGCGATCGCGATGCTCGCCTGCGCCCGCATCGGCGCGGTGCACATGGTGGTGTTTGGCGGTTTTGCGGCCAACTCGATCGCCGACCGGGTCTCCGACAGCGGCAGCAAGCTGATCATCACCGCCGACGAGGGCCTGCGCGGTGGCCGCAAGGTGAAGCTGAAGGTCAACGTCGATGCGGCGCTCAAGCTGCCAGGCACCAATACCGTGGAGACCGTCCTGGTGGTGCGCCACACCGGCGCTGCGGTCGACATGCAGATGCCGCGCGACCGCTGGTACGACGCGGTGGTTGACGGGCAGCCCGAGGCCTGCGAGCCGGAACGCATGAACGCGGAGGACCCGCTGTTCATCCTCTACACCTCCGGCAGCACCGGCAAACCCAAGGGCGTGCTGCACACCACCGGCGGCTATCTGGTCTATGTCAGCTACACCCACGAGACCATCTTCGACCTGCGCGAGGACGACGTGTACTGGTGCACCGCCGATGTCGGCTGGGTCACCGGCCACAGCTACATCGTCTACGGGCCGCTGGCCAATGGCGCGACTTCGCTGATCTTCGAGGGCGTGCCCAACTACCCCGACATGTCGCGCTTCTGGCAGGTTGTGGACAAGCACCAGGTCACCACCTTCTACACGGCGCCGACCGCGATCCGCGCGCTGATGCGCGAAGGCGAGGGGCCGGTGAAGGCGACCTCGCGCAAGTCCCTGCGCCTGCTGGGCAGCGTCGGCGAGCCGATCAACCCCGAGGCCTGGCGCTGGTACCACGACGTGGTCGGCGAGGGCCGTTGCCCGATCGTCGATACCTGGTGGCAGACCGAGAACGGCGGCATCCTGATCTCGCCGCTGCCCGGCGCGACCGACCTCAAGCCGGGCTGCGCGACCAACCCCTTCTTCGGCGTCAAGCCCGCGATCGTCGACACCAACGGCAACTTCATCGAAGGCGAGGGCTCGGGCAACCTGGTGATCACCGACTCCTGGCCGAGCCAGTCGCGCAGCATCTACGGCGACCACCAGCGCTTCATCGACACCTATTTCAAGACCTATCCGGGCACCTACTTCACCGGTGACGGCTGCCGGCGCGATGCCGACGGCGACTACTGGATCACCGGCCGCGTGGACGACGTGATCAACGTCAGCGGGCACCGCATCGGCACCGCGGAGGTGGAGAGCGCGCTGGTCTCGCACGACAAGGTTGCCGAGGCCGCGGTGGTCGGTTTCCCGCATGACCTGAAGGGCCAGGGCATCTACGTCTACGTAACCCTGATCGCCGGCGAGGTGGCCAGCGACGAGCTGCGGGTCGAGCTGATCCGCCACGTGCGCGCCGAGATCGGTCCCATCGCCTCCATCGACCACCTGCAGTGGGCGCCCGGCCTGCCCAAGACCCGCTCGGGCAAGATCATGCGGCGGATCCTGCGCAAGATCGCCGAGAACGCGCCCGACCAGCTGGGCGACACCAGCACCCTGGCCGATCCTTCGGTGGTGGATTCGCTGGTCAAGGAGCGCTACATCCCCGAGTGA
- the rpmG gene encoding 50S ribosomal protein L33, whose protein sequence is MASKRDLIRMISSANTGHFYTTDKNKKNTPNKMEMKKYDPVVRKHVMYKEGKIK, encoded by the coding sequence ATGGCTTCCAAGCGCGATTTGATCCGCATGATCTCTTCGGCCAACACCGGCCACTTCTACACCACCGACAAGAACAAGAAGAACACGCCGAACAAGATGGAGATGAAGAAGTACGATCCCGTCGTTCGCAAGCATGTGATGTACAAGGAAGGCAAGATCAAGTAA
- a CDS encoding hybrid sensor histidine kinase/response regulator, whose translation MIPGWILLLVSVSYVGTLFLVAYYGDRRQHAPTRAWLRPAVYALALAVYCSSWTFYGAVGTAARTGLGFLPIYLGPLLLLMFGWRLLERLVLISDEQRITSIADFLSSRYGRAPGLAAMVSLLALIAAVPYVALQFKAVADSIQVLAGVPANANLLADPALYTALLLAVFSILFGTRQIDATEHHRGMVLAIALESLVKLVAFVAIGVFALMHLPGIGGFGDRIVQAADQVTRPGLPVGFVAQTLLAFTALVCLPRQFHVAVVECQNVGDLRMARWFFGGYLVIISAMVVPITLAGQAVLGGSGISPDTYVLALPLALDQSALALVVYIGGFSAATGMVIVTSVALATMVSNDLIVPALLRTGALRRTGPGIEQRVLWVRRATILALALMAYAYARGSGGSGLAQHGLLAFAAVAQFAPALIGGLYWRGASRAGALAGIGAGGALWIYTLMLPSLAHGGWINAHWVDVGPFGIAWLQPEQLFGLVGWDPLTHGVFWSLLFNVSAFVYLSVRSRPRLNEQLRAAPFLDPYAQRPPLSPGGWAGSVRGGDLLALAERIVGERRARRAFENYARQQGQPWKADRPADRALAQFTERLLAAAIGSASARLTLTTALRGSGMELGEVVALLDEANQELRFNRQILATTLENISQGVSVVDARMRLVAWNRRYQELFEYPDGMLYVGRPVADLLRWNAERGEMGPGDVDEQVQRRLDHLNAGAPHVFERVRDSGQVIELHGRPLDGGGYVTSYSDITEYKRVEQALRESNETLEQRVELRTREAEDAQQSRTRFLAAVSHDLLQPLNAARLFTSALRESEEPAEQARLAERVDVSLRAAEDLLDGLLDISRLDAGVLRPEIADFDVNELLRELSHQHSAIAASRGLQLRVRAPAAPLMVHTDRRLLRRALQNFLANALRYTRTGGVLIAARMRDGAVELQVWDTGPGISPHHLEQIFDEFRRFDHPGRGERGLGLGLSICQRIARTLDHPLRVRARVGGGSVFSITVPLGQPHTANSDPPAERIADAADSLAGLRVLCIDNDREILDGMRALLSRWNVITLTAASADGAIALLDALPLADTPDVALVDFHLHDRLDGLGIIDLLRERLGDGLPAALLTGDGSDALKHAARAHRCLVLTKPIKPASLRAFLAAQPRILANP comes from the coding sequence GTGATTCCTGGCTGGATCCTGTTGCTGGTGTCGGTGTCCTACGTCGGCACGCTGTTCCTGGTCGCTTACTACGGCGACCGCAGGCAGCACGCGCCGACCCGCGCGTGGCTGCGCCCGGCGGTGTACGCCCTCGCGCTGGCGGTGTACTGCTCGTCGTGGACGTTCTACGGCGCGGTGGGAACGGCGGCGCGCACCGGCCTGGGGTTCCTACCGATCTACTTGGGGCCGTTGCTGCTGCTGATGTTCGGCTGGCGCCTGCTGGAACGGCTGGTGCTGATCTCCGACGAGCAGCGGATCACCTCGATCGCCGACTTCCTCTCCTCGCGCTACGGCCGCGCGCCGGGACTGGCGGCGATGGTCTCGCTGCTGGCGCTGATCGCCGCGGTTCCTTATGTGGCGCTGCAATTCAAGGCGGTCGCCGACAGCATCCAGGTGTTGGCCGGCGTCCCGGCCAACGCGAACCTGCTGGCCGACCCGGCGCTGTACACCGCGCTGTTGCTGGCGGTGTTCTCGATCCTGTTCGGCACGCGCCAGATCGACGCCACCGAGCACCACCGCGGGATGGTGCTGGCGATCGCGCTGGAATCGCTGGTCAAGCTGGTCGCTTTCGTCGCCATCGGTGTGTTTGCGCTGATGCACCTGCCCGGCATCGGTGGCTTCGGCGACCGCATCGTCCAGGCCGCAGATCAGGTGACCCGTCCCGGCCTGCCGGTCGGCTTCGTCGCCCAGACGCTGCTCGCGTTCACCGCGCTGGTCTGCCTGCCGAGGCAGTTCCACGTCGCCGTGGTGGAGTGCCAGAACGTCGGGGACCTGCGCATGGCGCGCTGGTTCTTCGGCGGCTACCTGGTGATCATCAGCGCGATGGTGGTGCCCATCACCCTGGCCGGACAGGCCGTGCTGGGTGGCAGTGGGATCTCCCCGGACACCTACGTGCTCGCCCTGCCGCTGGCGCTGGACCAGAGTGCGCTGGCGCTGGTGGTCTACATCGGCGGCTTCTCGGCGGCGACCGGGATGGTCATCGTCACCAGCGTCGCCCTGGCGACGATGGTCAGCAACGACCTGATCGTCCCGGCATTGCTGCGCACCGGGGCGCTACGCCGGACCGGGCCCGGCATCGAGCAGCGCGTGCTGTGGGTGCGCCGGGCGACGATCCTCGCCCTGGCGCTGATGGCCTACGCCTACGCGCGCGGTTCCGGCGGCAGCGGGCTGGCGCAACACGGCCTGCTCGCCTTTGCCGCGGTCGCCCAGTTCGCGCCGGCGCTGATCGGCGGCCTGTACTGGCGCGGGGCCAGCCGGGCGGGCGCACTGGCCGGCATCGGTGCGGGCGGCGCGTTGTGGATCTACACACTGATGCTGCCCAGCCTCGCCCACGGCGGTTGGATCAATGCGCACTGGGTGGACGTGGGGCCGTTCGGGATCGCCTGGCTGCAGCCCGAGCAGTTGTTCGGCCTGGTCGGCTGGGATCCGCTGACCCACGGCGTGTTCTGGTCATTGCTGTTCAACGTTAGCGCGTTCGTCTACCTGTCGGTGCGCAGCCGGCCGCGCCTGAACGAGCAGTTGCGGGCGGCGCCGTTCCTGGACCCATACGCGCAGCGGCCGCCGCTCAGCCCCGGCGGCTGGGCCGGCAGCGTGCGCGGCGGCGACCTGCTGGCGCTGGCCGAACGCATCGTCGGCGAGCGTCGTGCCCGGCGCGCGTTCGAGAACTATGCCCGCCAGCAGGGCCAGCCGTGGAAGGCCGATCGACCCGCGGACCGGGCATTGGCCCAGTTCACCGAGCGCCTGCTCGCCGCGGCGATCGGCTCGGCGTCGGCGCGGTTGACCCTGACCACGGCCCTGCGCGGCTCGGGCATGGAGCTGGGCGAGGTGGTCGCCTTGCTGGACGAGGCCAACCAGGAACTGCGCTTCAACCGCCAGATACTCGCCACGACCCTGGAGAACATCAGCCAGGGCGTCAGCGTGGTTGACGCGCGGATGCGCTTGGTGGCCTGGAACCGGCGCTACCAGGAGCTGTTCGAATACCCCGACGGCATGCTCTATGTCGGCCGGCCGGTCGCCGACCTGCTGCGCTGGAACGCCGAGCGCGGCGAGATGGGTCCGGGCGACGTGGACGAGCAGGTGCAGCGGCGGCTGGACCACCTCAACGCGGGCGCGCCGCACGTGTTCGAGCGGGTGCGCGACAGCGGCCAGGTAATCGAGCTGCACGGACGGCCGCTGGATGGCGGCGGTTACGTGACCAGCTACAGCGACATCACCGAGTACAAACGCGTGGAGCAGGCGCTGCGCGAATCCAACGAGACCCTGGAGCAGCGCGTCGAGCTTCGCACGCGTGAGGCCGAGGACGCCCAGCAGTCGCGGACCCGGTTCCTGGCCGCGGTCAGCCACGACCTGCTGCAACCGCTGAATGCCGCGCGGCTGTTCACCTCGGCCTTGCGCGAGAGCGAGGAGCCGGCCGAGCAGGCACGCCTGGCCGAGCGGGTGGATGTCTCGCTGCGCGCGGCCGAGGACCTGCTGGACGGCTTGCTGGACATCTCGCGCCTGGACGCCGGCGTACTGCGCCCGGAGATCGCGGACTTCGACGTCAACGAGCTGTTGCGCGAACTCTCCCACCAGCACTCGGCCATAGCCGCCAGCCGTGGCCTGCAACTGCGCGTGCGCGCGCCCGCGGCTCCGTTGATGGTCCATACCGACCGCCGCCTGCTGCGCCGGGCATTGCAGAATTTCCTCGCCAACGCGTTGCGCTACACCCGCACCGGCGGGGTGCTGATCGCCGCGCGCATGCGCGACGGAGCGGTGGAACTGCAGGTCTGGGATACCGGGCCGGGCATCTCGCCGCACCACCTGGAGCAGATCTTCGACGAGTTCCGCCGCTTCGATCATCCCGGCCGCGGTGAGCGCGGCCTCGGCCTGGGCCTGTCGATCTGCCAGCGCATCGCGCGCACGCTGGATCATCCCTTGCGTGTTCGCGCGCGGGTCGGCGGCGGCAGCGTGTTCTCCATCACCGTGCCGCTGGGCCAACCGCATACGGCCAACAGTGATCCACCCGCCGAGCGGATCGCGGACGCCGCCGACTCGCTGGCCGGGCTGCGCGTGCTGTGCATCGACAACGACCGCGAGATCCTCGACGGCATGCGCGCGCTGCTGAGCCGCTGGAACGTCATCACCCTGACCGCCGCATCCGCAGACGGTGCAATCGCTCTGCTCGACGCGCTGCCCCTTGCCGACACACCGGACGTGGCCCTGGTCGACTTCCATCTGCACGACCGCCTCGACGGCTTGGGCATCATCGACCTGCTGCGCGAGCGCCTGGGCGACGGGCTGCCGGCCGCGCTGCTGACCGGGGACGGCAGCGACGCGCTCAAACATGCCGCCCGGGCGCACCGCTGCCTGGTGCTGACCAAGCCGATCAAGCCGGCCTCTTTGCGCGCATTCCTGGCGGCGCAACCGCGCATCCTCGCCAATCCGTAA
- a CDS encoding response regulator transcription factor codes for MPTLLIADDHPLFREALRGVVARVMPGASLHEADSVDALYTLVDAEPDADLLLLDLNMPGAQGFSALVHLRSIHPQLPVVVVSAREEPAVMRRALDHGAVGFIPKSADAATLAEAITAVLDGDRWAPPAAFNAPAANPEERDAARRLRDLTPQQFRVLQMIGSGLLNKQVGYELGVSEATIKAHVTAILRKLGANNRTQAVLIAGRLALDPGSIALPPDED; via the coding sequence ATGCCAACGCTGCTGATCGCCGATGACCACCCGCTGTTCCGCGAGGCGCTGCGCGGGGTCGTCGCGCGGGTGATGCCAGGCGCGAGCCTGCACGAGGCGGACAGTGTCGACGCGCTCTACACGCTGGTCGACGCGGAGCCCGATGCCGACCTGTTGCTGCTGGATCTCAACATGCCAGGCGCGCAGGGGTTTAGCGCGCTGGTGCACCTGCGCTCGATCCATCCGCAGCTGCCGGTCGTGGTGGTCTCCGCGCGCGAGGAACCCGCGGTGATGCGCCGTGCGCTGGACCACGGGGCGGTCGGCTTCATCCCCAAGTCCGCCGATGCCGCGACCCTGGCCGAGGCGATCACCGCGGTGCTCGACGGCGATCGCTGGGCGCCGCCGGCCGCGTTCAATGCCCCGGCGGCCAACCCGGAGGAGCGCGATGCCGCCCGCCGCCTGCGCGATCTCACCCCGCAGCAGTTCCGGGTGCTGCAGATGATCGGCTCGGGCCTGCTCAACAAGCAGGTCGGCTACGAGCTGGGCGTCTCGGAGGCGACCATCAAGGCGCACGTCACCGCGATCCTGCGCAAGCTGGGCGCCAACAACCGCACCCAGGCCGTATTGATCGCCGGTCGGCTGGCGCTGGATCCGGGCAGCATCGCGTTGCCGCCCGACGAGGATTAG
- a CDS encoding winged helix-turn-helix domain-containing protein, whose translation MTTADNLPWPSDTGMLQVADLQLDLRYRQVITPEQTVDLPQRVFDVLLILLSQPHVLHSRSALLEQVWSGVVVEDANLSQSIWTLRKALGHSRKQWIRTVAKGGYVFDPPGAVHAVAIESVGTDSRVHSPPPHGDHADHARGGASIPSSMTPPPVAAPCVLPDVHPTPAVASAVNGAPPRPRIQLAWLVAAGAGGLILLAGLLGLGRLGGQPPQLPTLQPVAVALIEVGNSEDSDARWPATVLHAWLEWKLNAIPEVMLLTESHLAADATENAPQVVLLSAGRSADHPDERFIRARFDAPGGSRQLELRGSAAQMPELIDTLSRRVLEELIPARRDDPWPDLEMGEPAMRSYAAAYRAYGERDMAGAASGLAAVLQQAPNFGLAHLQMAMAQYRLGQARFAMEHMGHAASLLTPVSAEVASVLAAAALSVDPQRSTETAAAYAELAARYPQRISFRLEQAWHEMRGGNPEAALLALEGTQWQRQPLGVQVQWRLTLAEIEGVRLDSDAVLEHATHAAELARDAGKGWERELAAATLLQARVHAFQRGPEAGQEDFAEAARLFASVGAEIDAMHARVSGELMLPTTGRSQELDTLLAHARAGGYRNLEIQLLRRVAFQQRSAGNLGEYRRRLKDALAIAESVGDVSAQQELQVDLLSEDLLLGRFERATERIRQIRAGPLTGDTATWLDQFEGFVLGIRGDYPAASHALDQTVDRLAREGEPPLPADALARLACARAELLLTLGRLQDARARRDQCADTRQAYLGSYALTVGAMIDLLAGDAGNAMPALQQRVRDIQAMPPAPERWTAALWTAYLLARAEDLDTAHTLFTQTLAALQDTGYEWLIADAQIGLAEIAVARGQFSEASRLTESARERLPSAAWQQYHRLDRLSVVLAFAEGRNEEAQSRLVASDARAHEVGDIKAQLELHSLMDTLAPYLRPDTRGCDPAARNALLAGTGMRGANLDWMLRDLPLPDKRVAMAGW comes from the coding sequence ATGACCACGGCGGACAACCTGCCTTGGCCCAGCGATACGGGAATGCTCCAGGTCGCCGACCTGCAGCTTGACCTGCGCTATCGCCAGGTCATCACGCCGGAACAAACGGTCGACCTGCCCCAGCGGGTCTTCGACGTGCTGTTGATCCTGCTGTCCCAGCCGCACGTGCTGCACTCCCGCAGCGCGTTGCTGGAGCAGGTCTGGTCGGGCGTGGTCGTGGAGGACGCCAACCTGTCGCAGAGCATATGGACGCTGCGCAAGGCGTTGGGTCACTCGCGGAAACAGTGGATCCGCACGGTCGCGAAGGGTGGGTACGTGTTCGATCCGCCCGGAGCGGTGCACGCCGTCGCCATCGAAAGTGTCGGGACCGATAGCCGTGTGCACTCTCCGCCGCCCCACGGCGATCACGCCGACCACGCCCGGGGCGGCGCGTCGATCCCATCCTCGATGACTCCGCCACCCGTCGCGGCGCCCTGCGTCCTGCCCGACGTGCATCCGACCCCTGCTGTGGCCAGTGCAGTCAACGGTGCGCCGCCTCGCCCCCGCATCCAGCTGGCCTGGCTGGTCGCAGCCGGCGCGGGCGGGCTGATCCTCCTGGCGGGGCTGCTCGGCCTGGGCCGGCTGGGAGGTCAGCCACCACAACTTCCGACGCTGCAGCCGGTCGCGGTTGCCCTGATCGAAGTGGGTAACAGCGAAGACAGCGATGCCCGCTGGCCGGCGACGGTGCTGCACGCCTGGCTGGAGTGGAAGTTGAACGCGATCCCCGAGGTCATGCTGCTGACCGAGTCCCACCTGGCGGCCGATGCGACCGAGAACGCCCCGCAGGTGGTGCTGCTGAGCGCAGGGAGATCCGCCGACCATCCCGACGAGCGCTTTATCCGCGCCCGGTTCGACGCTCCCGGCGGGAGTCGCCAACTGGAGTTGCGTGGCAGTGCCGCGCAGATGCCCGAGCTCATCGATACGCTATCGCGTCGGGTGCTGGAAGAGCTGATCCCGGCGCGGCGTGACGATCCCTGGCCCGACCTGGAGATGGGTGAGCCGGCGATGCGCAGCTACGCCGCCGCGTACAGGGCCTACGGTGAGCGCGACATGGCCGGCGCCGCCTCCGGCCTGGCGGCCGTCCTCCAGCAGGCGCCGAATTTTGGCCTGGCCCACCTGCAGATGGCGATGGCCCAGTACCGCCTTGGCCAGGCGCGATTCGCGATGGAGCATATGGGCCACGCCGCCTCGCTGCTGACGCCGGTCTCCGCGGAAGTGGCAAGCGTGCTGGCCGCTGCGGCGCTGTCGGTGGACCCGCAACGCTCCACCGAAACAGCCGCCGCTTACGCCGAACTCGCCGCCCGCTATCCGCAACGGATCTCGTTCCGCCTTGAGCAGGCATGGCATGAAATGCGCGGCGGAAACCCCGAAGCGGCGCTGCTGGCGCTGGAGGGAACGCAATGGCAACGACAACCGCTGGGCGTGCAGGTGCAGTGGCGTCTCACCCTGGCGGAAATCGAAGGGGTCCGCCTGGACAGCGATGCGGTACTCGAACACGCCACGCACGCAGCCGAGCTGGCGCGCGACGCGGGCAAGGGTTGGGAGCGCGAACTCGCAGCCGCGACCCTGCTGCAGGCGCGCGTCCACGCGTTCCAGCGCGGCCCCGAGGCCGGCCAGGAAGACTTCGCCGAAGCCGCACGCCTGTTCGCTTCGGTCGGCGCGGAAATCGACGCGATGCACGCGCGCGTCTCCGGTGAGTTGATGCTGCCCACCACGGGACGCTCCCAGGAGCTGGACACCCTTCTGGCGCACGCGCGCGCCGGCGGCTACCGCAATCTGGAGATCCAGCTGCTGCGCCGCGTCGCCTTCCAGCAGCGCAGCGCGGGCAACCTGGGCGAATACCGGCGGCGGCTGAAGGACGCGCTGGCCATCGCAGAGAGCGTGGGCGACGTCTCCGCCCAGCAGGAGCTTCAGGTGGATCTGCTCAGCGAAGACCTGCTGCTGGGACGCTTCGAGCGGGCCACCGAGCGCATCCGCCAGATCCGCGCCGGTCCGCTCACCGGCGATACGGCGACGTGGCTGGACCAGTTCGAAGGATTCGTGCTCGGCATCCGCGGTGACTATCCGGCCGCCAGCCACGCGCTTGACCAGACCGTGGACCGCCTCGCACGAGAGGGCGAGCCACCGCTGCCGGCCGATGCCCTGGCCCGCCTGGCCTGCGCGCGCGCCGAGCTGTTGCTGACCTTGGGACGTCTGCAGGACGCCCGGGCGCGGCGCGATCAGTGTGCCGACACCCGGCAGGCGTATCTGGGCAGCTACGCGTTGACCGTCGGCGCGATGATCGACCTGCTGGCCGGTGATGCAGGCAACGCGATGCCCGCCCTGCAGCAGCGGGTCAGGGACATCCAGGCGATGCCGCCAGCGCCGGAGCGGTGGACCGCCGCACTGTGGACCGCGTACCTGCTGGCGCGGGCCGAAGATCTGGATACCGCGCACACGCTGTTTACCCAGACCCTTGCGGCGCTGCAGGACACGGGTTACGAGTGGCTGATCGCCGATGCGCAGATCGGCCTGGCCGAAATTGCCGTCGCCCGCGGGCAGTTCAGCGAAGCAAGCCGATTGACGGAATCAGCACGAGAGCGCCTTCCCAGCGCCGCGTGGCAGCAATACCACCGGCTCGATCGGCTGAGCGTCGTGCTGGCATTCGCAGAAGGCAGGAACGAAGAAGCACAGTCACGGCTGGTCGCAAGCGACGCGCGCGCCCACGAGGTCGGCGACATCAAGGCCCAGCTGGAGTTGCACAGCCTGATGGACACGCTCGCACCCTATCTGCGCCCCGATACCCGCGGCTGTGATCCGGCGGCGCGCAATGCATTGCTCGCCGGCACGGGCATGCGCGGCGCCAACCTGGACTGGATGCTGCGCGACCTGCCGCTGCCGGACAAGCGCGTGGCGATGGCCGGCTGGTAG
- the rpmB gene encoding 50S ribosomal protein L28, which translates to MSRVCQVTGKRTTTGNNVSHAMNKTRRRFMPNLHERRFWVASENRWVKLRVSANAMRTIDKNGIDSVLADLRARGEKI; encoded by the coding sequence ATGTCCCGTGTATGCCAAGTAACCGGCAAGCGAACGACGACTGGCAACAACGTCTCGCACGCCATGAACAAGACCCGTCGTCGCTTCATGCCCAACCTTCACGAGCGCCGTTTCTGGGTCGCCAGTGAGAACCGCTGGGTGAAGCTGCGTGTTTCCGCCAACGCCATGCGCACCATCGACAAGAACGGGATCGATTCCGTTCTGGCCGATCTCCGCGCACGCGGCGAAAAGATCTGA